The following proteins come from a genomic window of Microbacterium sp. SY138:
- a CDS encoding VWA domain-containing protein, translating into MILQPVLNPLLVALLCAPVAVAAVWVLVRPPKSAGVPVTDRRVLAGHRALWAMRLLLVLACFAMLMRPGIPGGANQTLATDTDIVLVVDTTASIVAEDWDDGDPRLDGIRADVRALVEEYPGARFALITSDAAAELRMPLTTDTTALLGSLGVLRPEVTSQSRGSSIGIAAPLLSETLASAAESSPDRSRMVFYFGDGEQTVDTAAESFSASEKYTDSGAVFGYGTAEGGPMRITTGGVSDQGGGYIQYQGADALSVIDESNLETIADQLGVTYATRTADAAPSLPEAPSTTTDYADSGEVGNVIELYWIAALVALAILGVELTRAALLIARLRQLRAPRQRVRSRTQI; encoded by the coding sequence GTGATCCTCCAACCCGTGCTCAACCCGCTGCTCGTCGCTCTGCTGTGCGCCCCCGTCGCCGTCGCCGCCGTCTGGGTGCTGGTGCGTCCGCCGAAGTCCGCCGGGGTGCCGGTCACCGATCGTCGCGTGCTGGCCGGGCATCGCGCCCTGTGGGCCATGCGGCTGCTTCTGGTGCTCGCCTGCTTCGCGATGCTCATGCGTCCGGGCATCCCCGGGGGAGCGAACCAGACCCTCGCGACGGATACCGACATCGTGCTCGTGGTCGACACGACGGCGAGCATCGTGGCTGAGGACTGGGACGACGGCGACCCGCGGCTCGACGGCATCCGTGCAGACGTGCGCGCTCTGGTGGAGGAGTATCCGGGAGCGCGCTTCGCCCTCATCACCTCGGATGCCGCGGCCGAGCTGAGGATGCCGCTGACCACGGACACCACGGCACTCCTGGGTTCACTCGGGGTGCTGCGCCCCGAGGTCACCAGCCAGTCACGCGGCAGCTCGATCGGCATCGCCGCCCCCCTGCTGTCGGAAACCCTCGCCTCGGCAGCCGAATCGTCTCCCGACCGCTCGCGCATGGTGTTCTATTTCGGCGACGGGGAGCAGACGGTCGACACCGCGGCGGAGTCGTTCAGCGCGAGCGAGAAGTACACCGATTCGGGAGCCGTGTTCGGCTACGGCACCGCCGAGGGCGGGCCGATGCGCATCACCACGGGCGGCGTCTCGGATCAGGGCGGCGGCTACATCCAGTACCAGGGCGCCGACGCTCTCTCGGTGATCGACGAGTCGAACCTCGAGACGATCGCCGACCAGCTCGGGGTCACGTACGCGACTCGGACGGCGGATGCCGCCCCCTCCCTTCCCGAGGCCCCGTCGACCACCACCGACTACGCCGATTCGGGCGAGGTCGGCAACGTCATCGAGCTCTACTGGATCGCAGCGCTCGTCGCCCTGGCCATCCTCGGCGTCGAGCTCACACGTGCCGCCCTGCTGATCGCGCGACTTCGGCAGCTGCGCGCGCCACGACAGCGCGTCCGCTCACGCACCCAGATCTAA
- a CDS encoding putative quinol monooxygenase, with the protein MSSPLPDPLYSLAILRALPGRRDALLAALQRLIEPTRAEPGNQDYVLFESRSEPGTFYMREAFDDQAALDTHFATPHFQAFAQGVDALLASPLELLFLDRRSA; encoded by the coding sequence ATGTCTTCACCCCTGCCCGACCCGCTGTACAGCCTCGCCATCCTGCGCGCCCTCCCCGGTCGCCGCGACGCACTGCTCGCAGCCCTGCAGCGCCTGATCGAGCCGACTCGCGCGGAGCCCGGCAACCAGGATTACGTGCTGTTCGAATCGCGCAGCGAGCCAGGAACTTTCTACATGCGCGAGGCGTTCGACGACCAGGCCGCGCTCGACACCCACTTCGCCACACCTCACTTCCAGGCATTCGCGCAGGGAGTGGATGCGCTGCTGGCCTCACCGCTCGAGTTGCTGTTCCTCGACCGGCGGTCGGCGTAG
- a CDS encoding DUF4190 domain-containing protein produces MSTTASAPAPSTTAPSVAATSTAKGTASLVLGICSVFAGWTFFAPAIGLILGIVSLRGEPRARTQAGWGIALNAIAMSIWIIVTILALTFGWIAATSSMFGQ; encoded by the coding sequence ATGTCAACAACTGCTTCTGCACCCGCCCCTTCCACCACCGCGCCGTCCGTCGCTGCGACGTCGACCGCCAAAGGCACCGCCAGTCTCGTTCTCGGGATCTGCTCCGTGTTCGCCGGCTGGACGTTCTTCGCGCCCGCCATCGGACTCATCCTCGGGATCGTCTCGCTGCGAGGCGAGCCGCGCGCACGCACGCAGGCGGGATGGGGGATCGCCCTCAACGCGATCGCCATGAGCATCTGGATCATCGTGACGATCCTCGCCCTCACGTTCGGATGGATCGCGGCGACCTCGTCCATGTTCGGCCAGTGA
- a CDS encoding YbhB/YbcL family Raf kinase inhibitor-like protein, translating to MTDQTQATNDPYYALPEVPSFELRSSTVADGTPFAEAQYSGVFGVPGGRDISPELTWSGFPDDTRSFIVTVFDPDAPTGSGFWHWAVGNIPATTTHLVEDAGSESRELLPAGAVAFPNDAGLARYIGAAPPAGSGVHRYHITVTALDVARLDLDSGASPALLGFTAGPHTIARATLVAYAGE from the coding sequence ATGACAGATCAGACACAGGCAACGAACGACCCGTACTACGCGCTTCCCGAGGTGCCGAGCTTCGAGCTCCGCAGCTCCACCGTCGCTGACGGAACGCCCTTCGCCGAGGCGCAGTACTCCGGAGTCTTCGGCGTCCCGGGCGGACGCGACATCTCTCCCGAACTCACCTGGTCGGGGTTTCCCGACGACACCCGGAGCTTCATCGTCACGGTCTTCGATCCGGACGCTCCCACCGGATCGGGATTCTGGCATTGGGCCGTCGGCAATATCCCCGCGACCACGACCCACCTCGTCGAGGACGCTGGCTCCGAGAGCCGGGAGCTGCTTCCCGCCGGTGCCGTGGCTTTCCCGAACGACGCCGGGCTCGCGCGCTACATCGGCGCCGCTCCGCCTGCCGGATCGGGCGTGCACCGGTACCACATCACCGTGACCGCGCTGGATGTGGCGCGGCTCGATCTGGACTCCGGTGCATCCCCGGCGCTCCTCGGCTTCACGGCGGGCCCGCACACGATCGCGCGAGCCACGCTCGTCGCGTACGCCGGGGAGTAG
- a CDS encoding mechanosensitive ion channel family protein, which produces MGDVFTGGWGWWIIGLAVGVPVVLVVLTELIGTLTRRNNPVAKPLRMLRNWVIPVGALFALLVFAIQSPADQVWTRVVATVFGFLIILLVLSAFNVALFANAKPGSWRERIPSIFVEIGRLVLVGVGLALLFSWVWDADVGGLFTALGVGSIVIGLALQNAVGGVISGLLLLFEQPFKIGDWLDAAGVKGRVVEVNWRAVHIDTGSGIQIVPNSSLSGASFTNMSEPEGPYYAATDVKFSTDDPPHEVIALLVEVADSLPMRLQRERATVDYSGAGAYSVSIPVAGPADASRALSMYLSWLWYAARRRGFALDGDSTDPLAEPQRLVEAMHQIAPTLHLRDDDIEAVLTQARLERYGVGEIVLPSGVVPDEVRVVLSGRAALALEVEGGRVEFAAAEKGDLIGQTALTRERTQAVTVAGEILTVVVLPLDTIDALIRTRPRLAAEIGESLELKRTLAASRLAELGIARGVITGR; this is translated from the coding sequence ATGGGCGACGTGTTCACGGGTGGCTGGGGCTGGTGGATCATCGGCCTCGCGGTCGGCGTGCCCGTCGTCCTCGTCGTGCTCACCGAGCTCATCGGCACGCTGACCCGGCGGAACAACCCCGTCGCGAAGCCGTTGCGCATGCTGCGGAACTGGGTCATCCCGGTCGGAGCCTTGTTCGCGCTGCTGGTGTTCGCGATCCAGTCCCCCGCCGACCAGGTGTGGACCCGCGTTGTGGCGACCGTGTTCGGGTTCCTCATCATCCTGCTCGTGCTGTCGGCGTTCAACGTCGCGCTGTTCGCCAATGCGAAGCCCGGGTCGTGGCGGGAGCGCATCCCGTCGATCTTCGTGGAGATCGGGCGGCTGGTCCTGGTGGGCGTCGGGCTCGCGCTGCTGTTCTCGTGGGTGTGGGATGCCGACGTCGGTGGACTGTTCACTGCGCTCGGTGTCGGATCGATCGTGATCGGTCTCGCCCTGCAGAACGCGGTGGGCGGGGTGATCTCCGGTCTGCTGCTACTGTTCGAGCAGCCGTTCAAGATCGGCGACTGGCTCGATGCCGCCGGCGTGAAGGGCCGGGTCGTCGAGGTGAATTGGCGCGCGGTGCACATCGACACCGGCTCCGGCATCCAGATCGTGCCGAACTCGTCGCTCTCCGGCGCCTCGTTCACGAACATGAGCGAGCCCGAGGGGCCGTACTACGCCGCGACGGACGTGAAGTTCTCGACCGACGATCCTCCGCACGAGGTGATCGCGCTCCTCGTCGAGGTGGCCGACTCGCTTCCGATGCGACTGCAGCGCGAGCGAGCGACCGTCGACTACTCGGGTGCGGGCGCGTACTCCGTGTCGATCCCGGTGGCGGGTCCGGCCGATGCGTCCCGGGCCCTTTCGATGTACCTCTCCTGGCTCTGGTACGCGGCACGGCGTCGCGGATTCGCGCTCGACGGCGACTCCACCGATCCGCTCGCCGAGCCGCAGCGCCTGGTCGAGGCGATGCACCAGATCGCACCGACCTTGCATCTGCGCGACGATGACATCGAGGCCGTGCTCACGCAGGCCCGGCTGGAGCGCTACGGCGTCGGCGAGATCGTGCTGCCCAGCGGCGTCGTGCCCGACGAAGTGCGCGTCGTCTTGTCGGGCCGTGCGGCGCTCGCCCTCGAGGTGGAAGGCGGGCGGGTCGAGTTCGCCGCCGCCGAGAAGGGCGATCTCATCGGGCAGACCGCTCTCACCCGCGAGCGGACGCAGGCCGTGACCGTCGCGGGCGAGATCCTCACCGTGGTGGTGCTGCCTCTCGACACGATCGACGCCCTCATCCGCACACGACCCCGCCTGGCGGCCGAGATCGGCGAGTCGCTCGAACTCAAGCGCACGCTCGCCGCCTCCCGGCTCGCTGAGCTGGGGATCGCGCGCGGGGTGATCACCGGGCGCTGA
- a CDS encoding VWA domain-containing protein — MALANVWMLAAAVAVVVLAITIGLVVGLRRGGPSRGIDAARVARAERVRALPSFRRALTRRALALSGILALGATAAIVAGVVAARPMSAQTIQPVNTSRDIMLCLDVSGSMTEVDVEVLNVFDELLDSFEGERIGLTIFNSSPVQIFPLTDDYDFVREHIESMTQSFDYVDQVPEHWVGTLNGDGASLIGDGLAACTMGFDNPDAERSRSVIFATDNEVNGASIVTLDEAAAYAASKDVRVFALNPVQGKDADVSAELSAAAEATGGAAFGLRDTTTVSDIVTQVQKQEATELRGEAQVVWTDTPNLWIVLLSICLLGFVVVLWRVRL; from the coding sequence GTGGCACTAGCGAACGTCTGGATGCTCGCGGCCGCGGTCGCGGTCGTGGTGCTCGCGATCACGATCGGTCTCGTCGTCGGCCTCCGGCGGGGCGGCCCGAGCCGAGGCATCGACGCCGCGCGCGTCGCCCGTGCCGAGCGCGTGCGCGCGCTGCCCTCCTTCCGCCGCGCACTGACGCGGAGAGCACTCGCGCTGTCCGGCATCCTCGCCCTCGGCGCGACCGCCGCCATCGTCGCGGGCGTGGTGGCTGCGCGGCCGATGTCGGCGCAGACGATCCAGCCCGTCAACACCAGCCGAGACATCATGCTGTGCCTCGACGTCTCCGGTTCCATGACCGAGGTCGACGTGGAGGTGCTGAACGTCTTCGACGAGCTTCTGGACAGCTTCGAGGGCGAACGCATCGGGCTGACGATCTTCAACAGCTCGCCCGTGCAGATCTTCCCCCTGACCGACGACTACGACTTCGTGCGCGAGCACATCGAGAGCATGACGCAGAGCTTCGACTATGTCGATCAGGTCCCGGAGCACTGGGTCGGCACCCTCAATGGAGACGGCGCCTCCCTGATCGGCGACGGTCTCGCCGCCTGCACGATGGGTTTCGACAACCCGGACGCCGAGCGCTCACGCTCTGTGATCTTCGCCACCGACAACGAGGTCAACGGCGCCTCGATCGTCACGCTCGACGAGGCCGCCGCCTACGCCGCCTCGAAGGACGTGCGCGTCTTCGCACTGAACCCGGTCCAGGGCAAGGATGCCGACGTCAGCGCCGAGCTGAGCGCTGCGGCCGAGGCGACGGGCGGCGCCGCATTCGGCCTGCGCGACACGACCACCGTCTCCGACATCGTCACCCAGGTTCAGAAACAGGAGGCGACCGAGTTGCGCGGGGAGGCGCAGGTGGTCTGGACCGACACCCCGAACCTGTGGATCGTGCTGCTCTCGATCTGCCTGCTCGGCTTCGTCGTGGTGCTGTGGAGGGTGCGACTGTGA
- a CDS encoding DUF58 domain-containing protein, translating into MASLITQVKSKLFIHSTRKSLHALDGAYASLLRGRSLDFEDLRKYEYGDQVRDIDWRATARLGTPLVKRSRATRMHTVLFVVDTGRSMSALAADEQSKKHLAILATGVLGVLTLRHGDDFTTVYGDAAKVRRLAPGRSEGALEHALRTIDRAVDQSDAPSDRDGLLSFVTRTIARRMIVVVITDEAPVTGETERMLRRLRVQHDVLWLTLRDAEPVLDHATGHIRSDVDSRWQVPGFVQGDREIVQELTAQREADAAHLAELLTRMEISHSTLDGQDDAVAQLLTLLNRRSNARL; encoded by the coding sequence ATGGCCAGCCTGATCACGCAGGTGAAGAGCAAGCTCTTCATCCACTCGACGCGCAAGTCGCTGCACGCGCTCGACGGCGCCTACGCGTCGCTGCTGCGCGGGCGGAGCCTCGACTTCGAAGACCTGCGCAAGTACGAGTACGGCGATCAGGTGCGCGACATCGACTGGCGGGCGACCGCCCGGCTGGGAACGCCCCTGGTGAAGCGCTCGCGCGCGACCCGCATGCACACCGTGCTGTTCGTGGTCGACACCGGGCGCTCGATGTCAGCACTCGCCGCAGACGAGCAGTCGAAGAAGCACCTGGCGATCCTGGCGACCGGAGTGCTCGGTGTGCTGACGCTGCGCCACGGCGACGACTTCACCACGGTGTACGGCGATGCCGCCAAGGTGCGCCGCCTCGCGCCGGGCCGCAGCGAAGGGGCGCTCGAGCACGCGCTGCGCACGATCGATCGGGCCGTCGACCAGAGCGACGCACCGAGCGACCGTGATGGCCTGCTGTCGTTCGTCACCCGCACGATCGCGCGTCGCATGATCGTGGTCGTGATCACCGACGAGGCCCCCGTCACCGGCGAGACCGAACGGATGCTGCGGCGACTGCGCGTGCAGCACGACGTGCTCTGGCTCACGCTGCGCGACGCCGAGCCCGTGCTGGACCACGCCACCGGACACATCCGCAGTGACGTCGACAGTCGCTGGCAGGTGCCGGGATTCGTGCAGGGCGACCGCGAGATCGTGCAGGAGCTGACCGCGCAACGCGAGGCCGACGCCGCACACCTCGCCGAGCTCCTCACCCGGATGGAGATCAGCCACTCCACGCTGGACGGGCAGGACGATGCCGTCGCTCAGCTGCTGACGCTGCTGAATCGGAGGTCGAATGCCCGGCTCTGA
- a CDS encoding Pr6Pr family membrane protein produces the protein MTTWWPYVRIAAAVLSAAAIIAQLIRTLEIAAAATTEWGAHLPTVISNFFSFFTIESNVLAVVALACGGFWALAHRGTTAEPRWLAILLMCASTYMIVTGVVYNLLLRGIELPQGSTVGWSNEVLHVVVPIIMLADVLFAPRRRALGWSAVGIAAIFPIVWVIYTLIRANLVIAPASGEPSWYPYPFLNPAQPGGYGGVALYVLLIAAIIIGAAALVVWVGRRRAVVSDSTADATIAAA, from the coding sequence ATGACGACCTGGTGGCCCTACGTGCGCATCGCCGCAGCCGTGCTCTCCGCGGCAGCGATCATCGCGCAGCTCATCCGCACCCTCGAGATCGCCGCTGCGGCCACGACCGAGTGGGGCGCACATCTGCCGACCGTTATCTCGAACTTCTTCAGCTTCTTCACGATCGAGTCGAACGTCCTCGCCGTGGTCGCGTTGGCGTGTGGCGGGTTCTGGGCGCTCGCCCACCGCGGCACGACGGCGGAACCTCGGTGGCTCGCGATCCTGCTGATGTGCGCCAGCACCTACATGATCGTCACCGGCGTGGTCTACAACCTGCTGCTTCGCGGCATCGAGCTGCCCCAGGGCTCGACGGTCGGCTGGTCGAACGAGGTGCTCCACGTGGTGGTGCCGATCATCATGCTGGCCGATGTGCTGTTCGCCCCGAGACGGCGGGCTCTCGGCTGGAGCGCCGTGGGCATCGCCGCCATCTTCCCGATCGTCTGGGTGATCTACACGCTGATCCGAGCGAACCTCGTGATCGCGCCGGCATCGGGTGAGCCGTCATGGTATCCGTACCCGTTCCTCAACCCTGCCCAGCCCGGCGGGTATGGAGGCGTCGCCCTCTACGTGCTGCTGATCGCCGCGATCATCATCGGCGCCGCCGCCCTCGTCGTGTGGGTGGGCCGTCGCCGGGCGGTCGTCTCGGATTCGACCGCCGACGCCACCATCGCCGCAGCCTGA
- a CDS encoding MoxR family ATPase: MARASEVLRVISASYSAKMVGQDRLRTSLLISLIAGGHILLESVPGLAKTTAASTLADTVKAQFKRIQCTPDLLPSDITGNQIYDAATGSFRTVLGPVHANFVLLDEINRSSAKTQSAMLEAMQEHQTTIGGEIHHLPKPFLVIATQNPIEQEGTYELPEAQMDRFLLKEIVEYPSPAEELEVLSRIDSGVLDPDRHVASAVSLDDVHLLQDVASRIYVDPAIRNYIVSIAYVTRNPAPYIGEERARFIKYGASPRASIAFLQASRALALLKGRTHVLPEDIRELRHLVLRHRVLLTFEADAEGIRSEEIIDQIFASVPTP, translated from the coding sequence ATGGCCAGAGCGTCCGAGGTGCTGCGGGTCATCTCCGCCTCCTACTCCGCCAAGATGGTCGGTCAGGACCGGCTGCGCACGAGCCTGCTCATCTCGCTCATCGCCGGCGGCCACATTCTGCTCGAGAGCGTGCCGGGACTGGCGAAGACCACTGCGGCCAGCACCCTCGCCGACACCGTGAAGGCGCAGTTCAAGCGCATCCAGTGCACGCCCGACCTGCTGCCGAGCGACATCACGGGCAACCAGATCTACGACGCGGCGACGGGATCGTTCCGGACAGTGCTCGGCCCGGTGCACGCGAACTTCGTGCTGCTCGACGAGATCAACCGCTCCAGCGCCAAGACACAGAGCGCCATGCTCGAGGCCATGCAGGAGCATCAGACCACGATCGGCGGCGAGATCCACCACCTGCCGAAGCCGTTCCTCGTGATCGCGACGCAGAACCCCATCGAGCAGGAGGGCACGTACGAGCTGCCCGAGGCGCAGATGGACCGCTTCCTGCTCAAAGAGATCGTCGAATACCCGAGCCCGGCCGAAGAGCTCGAGGTGCTCAGCCGCATCGATTCGGGTGTGCTCGACCCCGACCGGCACGTCGCCAGCGCCGTCAGCCTCGACGACGTGCATCTGCTGCAGGACGTCGCGAGCCGCATCTACGTCGACCCCGCGATCCGCAACTACATCGTGTCGATCGCCTACGTCACCCGCAACCCGGCGCCGTACATCGGCGAAGAACGCGCCCGCTTCATCAAGTACGGCGCGAGTCCGCGTGCGAGCATCGCGTTCCTCCAGGCTTCTAGAGCGCTGGCTCTGCTCAAGGGACGCACGCATGTGCTGCCCGAAGACATCCGCGAGCTCCGGCACCTCGTGCTGCGCCACCGGGTGCTGCTGACGTTCGAGGCCGACGCCGAAGGAATCCGCAGCGAGGAGATCATCGACCAGATCTTCGCGTCGGTCCCCACACCCTGA
- a CDS encoding adenylate/guanylate cyclase domain-containing protein gives MSDSGDGGNTVGAGGTGGTKKRRFSRAGLSIQSKLLIMLLGVSLVSSVIVGAIGFVNGRQSLHDSAVDQLITIRSMRAAEITTYMESVRRDASLNSRNLSAQSMSTAVNAGFADLVDVELDESQRGEVEAYYKDVFIPELEARSGEEYGDTAFIPDSAAGQYVQLQYALGNKDFDADYDAQLELNDSGDGTSYSAATERYGDYFTRLVQEAGYEDALLLNLDGDVTYSAYKGVELGTNLLTGPYRDSALSKAYAEAIATNSVNTVVLTDFDRWIPSLNVPSMWVVSPVGNDRGVTGAMAFQISIDTINDVMTGHEGWKAQGLGDTGEVYLVGRDDLMRSTARRLVEDPDDYVERLISGGMAPTIIDRIAAIKGTVLLQPVDTKAVQEAQAGRSGTVVGRDFIGGESVTAYAPLDIEGLDWVVIARIDTAEAFEPVNVFTRNVLLSLLGILLGVSLLSLLLAQVFTRPIHRLVGAVHRVAEGDLDVQVPQGSRDEFGDLGSAFNDMASSLRIKQDLIEEQQKENEKLLHTLMPESVATKYKQGEEAITEAHENVSVVFAELVGFDDLARGMSAEEEIGLLNTLMRGFDEAAEKAGVEKVRTLRGGYLASSGLIVPRVDNIRRTVEFARSLLGVLERFNAQNGTQISLRAGVDTGTVTSGLVARTSLAYDLWGDAVSLAYRVRSVTGEPGIYVSQTVRDRTQEIVSYVEAGTVETQGRTETVWKVV, from the coding sequence ATGAGCGACAGCGGAGACGGCGGTAACACGGTCGGAGCGGGTGGCACGGGCGGAACCAAGAAGCGGCGATTCTCGCGTGCGGGTCTCAGCATCCAATCCAAACTCCTCATCATGCTGCTCGGGGTGAGCCTGGTCTCGTCGGTGATCGTCGGCGCGATCGGCTTCGTGAACGGGCGGCAGTCCCTGCACGACTCGGCGGTCGATCAGCTCATCACCATCCGGTCGATGCGAGCGGCCGAGATCACGACCTACATGGAGAGCGTGCGGCGCGACGCCTCGCTCAACAGCCGCAACCTCAGTGCGCAGTCGATGTCGACGGCGGTGAATGCGGGATTCGCCGACCTCGTCGATGTGGAGCTCGACGAGAGCCAGCGCGGCGAGGTCGAGGCGTACTACAAGGATGTCTTCATCCCCGAGCTCGAGGCGCGCTCGGGTGAGGAGTACGGCGACACCGCCTTCATCCCCGACTCCGCGGCCGGGCAGTATGTGCAGCTGCAGTACGCCCTCGGCAACAAGGACTTCGACGCCGATTACGACGCGCAGCTGGAGCTCAACGACAGCGGTGACGGCACGAGCTATTCGGCTGCGACCGAACGTTACGGCGACTACTTCACCCGACTCGTCCAAGAGGCGGGCTACGAAGACGCGCTTCTGCTCAACCTCGACGGTGATGTCACCTACTCCGCGTACAAGGGGGTCGAGCTCGGCACGAACCTTCTGACCGGCCCCTATCGCGACTCGGCATTGTCGAAGGCGTACGCGGAGGCGATCGCGACCAACTCCGTCAACACCGTCGTGCTCACCGACTTCGACCGATGGATCCCATCGTTGAACGTTCCCTCGATGTGGGTCGTCTCACCCGTGGGCAACGACCGAGGAGTCACCGGCGCGATGGCGTTCCAGATCTCGATCGACACGATCAACGACGTGATGACGGGGCACGAGGGGTGGAAGGCGCAGGGGCTCGGCGACACCGGTGAGGTCTATCTCGTCGGACGCGACGACCTCATGCGCAGCACCGCGCGCCGACTCGTGGAAGATCCGGACGACTACGTGGAGCGCCTCATCAGCGGGGGCATGGCGCCGACGATCATCGACCGCATCGCCGCGATCAAGGGCACCGTGCTGCTGCAGCCGGTCGACACCAAGGCGGTGCAGGAAGCGCAGGCCGGCAGGAGTGGAACGGTCGTCGGACGCGACTTCATCGGCGGCGAGAGCGTCACCGCCTACGCGCCGCTCGACATCGAAGGCCTCGACTGGGTCGTGATCGCCCGCATCGACACTGCAGAGGCATTCGAGCCGGTCAACGTTTTCACCCGCAACGTGCTGCTGTCGCTGCTCGGCATCCTGCTCGGTGTCTCGTTGCTCTCGCTTCTGCTCGCGCAGGTGTTCACCCGTCCTATCCACCGTCTCGTCGGAGCTGTGCACCGGGTGGCGGAGGGCGATCTCGACGTGCAGGTGCCGCAGGGCTCACGCGACGAGTTCGGCGACCTCGGCAGTGCCTTCAACGACATGGCCTCGAGTCTGCGGATCAAGCAGGACCTGATCGAGGAGCAGCAGAAGGAGAACGAGAAGCTGCTGCACACCCTCATGCCCGAGAGCGTCGCGACGAAGTACAAGCAGGGTGAGGAGGCGATCACCGAGGCCCATGAGAACGTCTCGGTCGTGTTCGCCGAACTCGTCGGATTCGACGACCTCGCCCGCGGCATGAGTGCGGAGGAGGAGATCGGCCTGCTGAACACGCTGATGCGCGGGTTCGACGAGGCAGCCGAGAAGGCGGGCGTCGAGAAGGTGCGCACCCTGCGCGGCGGTTACCTGGCCTCGTCGGGTCTGATCGTCCCGCGGGTCGACAACATCCGCCGCACCGTCGAATTCGCGCGGAGTCTGCTGGGCGTGCTGGAACGGTTCAACGCGCAGAACGGCACCCAGATCTCGCTGCGGGCGGGCGTCGACACCGGCACCGTCACGAGTGGTCTGGTGGCCCGGACGAGCCTGGCGTACGACCTCTGGGGCGATGCCGTGAGTCTCGCCTACCGGGTGCGTTCGGTCACGGGTGAGCCCGGTATCTACGTGAGCCAGACCGTGCGCGACCGCACGCAGGAGATCGTGAGCTACGTCGAGGCGGGCACGGTGGAGACCCAGGGCCGGACCGAGACCGTGTGGAAGGTGGTCTGA
- a CDS encoding helix-turn-helix domain-containing protein produces the protein MTSLSTCAAGRPHDVYDAQCPCRGILDLLADKWSALILGALEGGPMRFGELKRKLEGISPKVLTSCLRRLEDRDLVAREIFAEVPARVEYSLTALGADAAKPLQSLRDWVESNIQRFPDL, from the coding sequence GTGACTTCTCTCAGCACCTGCGCCGCCGGCAGGCCCCATGATGTCTACGACGCCCAGTGCCCGTGCCGGGGCATCCTCGATCTGCTCGCCGACAAATGGAGCGCGCTCATCCTCGGCGCACTCGAGGGCGGCCCGATGCGGTTCGGTGAGCTCAAGCGCAAGCTCGAGGGCATCAGCCCGAAGGTGCTCACGTCGTGCCTTCGGCGACTCGAAGACCGCGACCTCGTCGCGCGCGAGATCTTCGCCGAGGTGCCGGCTCGCGTCGAGTACTCGCTCACCGCCCTCGGCGCCGACGCGGCGAAGCCCCTGCAGAGCCTCCGTGATTGGGTCGAGTCGAACATCCAGCGCTTCCCCGATCTCTGA